In one Moritella sp. 5 genomic region, the following are encoded:
- the prsK gene encoding XrtA/PEP-CTERM system histidine kinase PrsK, producing the protein MMGYLSQLTTFDFLVACVELALALTALIKIKNVKIKLSFCIFSFFSAVWHITLSQTPFTNLASSYQFQLLEIMRYIGLFLVLIYLLMYSQKTRLPAHYSTFMYLIIITASATYLFGLNKPLNPFFHPKSWLYIKIILCLMAVVTAEQILRHTHSNRVSKLVALVAITLLSYDILVFSNLLLFTSKNYSLWYTRGMISTTTSLIFALSIIIYPFQQLQDSKFKLSRSIIMFNASFILGGIFLICMATLGLVVNIFNAEWAQVSKILLYVMSIFAIAALSCVEKFRLLISVWISKHFFVNKYDYQKQWIELDSLLSKKREDNNGYEIALSAMTTLFKCNSGGIWLKGQQFYSPVALKNFELPSSGAIEANNSHFIQLMDENEWVFKAHRNTNIYDKEKNKLLPLWYLNAKGPWVIVPLNANQELIGFTVLCENTINAPLTWEDLDILKLTGRQIGSYIISHQTSEKLIQNKQFDLFNKITAFAIHDIKNLISQQSLIVNNAEKFMHHPDFIHDVILTITNSVEKMDQLLVKLKGNPHGDIKLVNINKLLKNAIEMNISNFPTPTVSIQGKDAFVMADKDKLQMVLYHLIRNAQDATENSGTIAIKLATKNEELWFEIKDSGCGMDKVFIKEQLFKPFSSTKQDKGMGIGAYQIRELIHSLQGEIFVDSIIGKGTTFLIFLPLNNNRNK; encoded by the coding sequence ATGATGGGTTATTTATCCCAATTAACTACATTTGATTTTCTAGTAGCTTGCGTTGAACTCGCACTTGCTTTAACTGCGCTGATTAAAATAAAAAACGTAAAAATAAAGCTTAGCTTTTGTATTTTCTCTTTTTTTTCAGCTGTTTGGCATATCACTTTAAGTCAAACGCCATTCACTAATCTAGCATCTAGTTACCAATTTCAACTGCTCGAAATAATGCGTTACATTGGTTTATTCTTGGTGCTTATTTACCTATTAATGTATTCACAAAAGACACGCCTTCCAGCACATTACTCAACCTTTATGTACCTCATCATTATTACCGCGAGTGCCACTTATCTATTTGGTTTAAACAAACCGTTGAATCCATTTTTTCATCCAAAATCATGGCTGTATATAAAAATAATATTGTGTTTGATGGCAGTCGTTACCGCAGAACAAATCCTCAGACATACGCATTCAAATAGAGTGAGTAAATTAGTGGCACTTGTTGCGATTACTCTACTTTCTTATGACATACTCGTTTTTTCTAACTTGTTATTATTTACCAGCAAGAATTATAGCCTTTGGTATACAAGGGGCATGATTAGCACAACAACATCTCTAATATTCGCACTGTCAATTATCATATACCCATTTCAGCAGTTACAAGATAGTAAATTTAAATTATCTCGTTCGATCATCATGTTTAATGCCAGTTTCATATTGGGAGGAATATTCCTTATATGCATGGCTACATTGGGGCTTGTGGTTAATATATTTAATGCTGAATGGGCTCAAGTCTCTAAAATCCTTCTGTATGTAATGTCAATATTTGCCATAGCTGCCTTATCGTGTGTCGAAAAATTTCGTCTACTTATTAGTGTGTGGATTAGTAAGCATTTCTTTGTTAATAAATATGACTATCAAAAACAATGGATTGAGTTAGATTCGTTGCTGTCAAAAAAACGAGAAGATAACAACGGTTACGAAATAGCACTTTCAGCCATGACCACTTTATTTAAATGTAACAGCGGAGGAATTTGGTTAAAAGGCCAGCAATTTTACTCCCCAGTTGCCTTAAAAAATTTCGAATTACCCTCCTCTGGTGCAATTGAAGCAAACAACAGCCACTTTATACAATTAATGGATGAAAATGAGTGGGTATTTAAAGCTCATAGAAATACCAATATTTATGATAAAGAAAAAAATAAACTTTTACCTCTGTGGTATCTCAACGCTAAAGGCCCTTGGGTTATCGTTCCATTAAATGCAAATCAAGAATTAATTGGCTTTACCGTACTGTGTGAGAACACAATTAATGCACCATTAACTTGGGAAGACTTAGATATATTAAAACTAACGGGACGCCAGATCGGTAGTTATATTATTAGCCATCAAACGTCTGAAAAACTAATTCAAAATAAGCAATTTGATCTATTTAATAAAATCACAGCCTTTGCTATTCACGATATAAAAAATCTTATTTCACAACAAAGTTTGATCGTTAATAACGCCGAGAAATTTATGCACCACCCTGATTTCATTCATGATGTCATATTAACGATTACTAACTCAGTAGAAAAAATGGACCAATTATTAGTCAAGCTAAAAGGAAATCCACACGGTGATATTAAGCTCGTCAATATAAATAAACTTCTTAAAAATGCGATAGAAATGAATATATCTAACTTTCCGACTCCAACAGTATCCATACAAGGTAAAGATGCATTTGTAATGGCAGATAAAGATAAATTACAAATGGTGCTCTATCATTTAATTAGAAATGCGCAAGATGCAACAGAAAATAGTGGAACCATAGCAATAAAACTAGCGACGAAAAATGAAGAACTTTGGTTCGAAATAAAAGATAGCGGATGTGGTATGGACAAAGTATTTATTAAGGAACAATTATTTAAACCTTTTTCAAGTACGAAACAAGATAAAGGAATGGGTATTGGTGCATACCAAATAAGGGAGCTTATACATTCATTACAAGGAGAAATTTTTGTTGATAGCATCATAGGAAAAGGCACCACATTCTTAATTTTTTTACCCTTGAATAACAATAGAAATAAATAA
- a CDS encoding GNAT family N-acetyltransferase: MVNGEDKSIEIRVIKEWSEFEALKPDWQNLLEQSDANHIFLNWEWIDCWRKSQSTVINPLIIVIQNSQQILAIAPFYIQEYRLANLITYQSLRFVGDQNSGSEYSNFIVKAERCLELKSMLWAYLLSPDIKLYWDFIWFTNVASWTAGGTTLLESLATVKPLNCNCRSVEFAQVALRDLTTEILPSLSKNLRMSIRKTHRRLDNIGPWQVEISHKRDDIGKHLEKLFTLHNKHWQYLGLGSFQRRPELVDFYRDFVPLALQKGWLRLLRLESEGEIQAMQLGYVYNNQFLSIQEGYNPDYLSGIGQVLRYFSYRRCKEEGVCCYDFLGVYTDHKRRWLAEKKHGENLFIWHRQMKNLPFEAKQIWPTGRYLKPI; encoded by the coding sequence ATGGTAAACGGAGAAGATAAATCTATCGAGATTAGAGTCATAAAAGAGTGGAGTGAATTTGAGGCTTTGAAACCGGATTGGCAAAACCTTCTCGAACAGTCTGATGCGAATCATATTTTCCTGAATTGGGAGTGGATAGATTGTTGGCGGAAAAGTCAAAGTACGGTGATTAATCCACTCATCATCGTGATTCAAAATAGTCAACAGATCCTCGCCATTGCCCCTTTCTACATACAAGAATACCGATTAGCTAATTTAATAACTTATCAATCTTTACGCTTTGTTGGCGATCAGAACTCTGGATCAGAATATTCAAATTTTATTGTTAAAGCAGAGAGGTGCCTCGAGCTTAAAAGCATGCTTTGGGCGTATTTGCTTAGCCCTGATATTAAACTATATTGGGATTTCATTTGGTTTACTAATGTTGCATCTTGGACTGCTGGAGGTACAACATTATTAGAGTCATTAGCAACAGTAAAACCCCTCAATTGTAATTGCCGTAGTGTCGAGTTTGCTCAGGTGGCGTTACGAGATTTAACAACAGAAATACTACCTAGTCTATCTAAGAATTTACGTATGAGTATACGTAAAACTCATCGTCGCTTAGACAATATTGGACCTTGGCAGGTTGAAATTAGCCATAAACGTGATGATATTGGAAAGCATCTTGAGAAACTGTTTACATTACACAATAAACACTGGCAATATTTAGGTTTAGGTTCTTTTCAGCGGCGTCCTGAGTTAGTTGATTTTTACCGTGACTTTGTGCCTTTGGCATTACAAAAAGGTTGGCTAAGATTACTCAGACTTGAGAGTGAAGGTGAAATACAGGCTATGCAACTTGGGTACGTGTATAACAACCAATTTTTATCCATTCAAGAAGGTTATAATCCTGATTACTTATCAGGAATCGGACAGGTTTTACGTTATTTCTCATACAGAAGGTGTAAAGAAGAAGGTGTATGTTGTTATGATTTTCTTGGTGTTTACACAGACCATAAAAGACGTTGGCTTGCAGAAAAAAAACACGGGGAAAACCTTTTCATTTGGCATAGACAAATGAAGAACCTGCCTTTTGAGGCTAAACAGATTTGGCCAACAGGGCGCTATTTAAAGCCAATATAA
- the wecC gene encoding UDP-N-acetyl-D-mannosamine dehydrogenase, with amino-acid sequence MALDKVSVIGLGYIGLPTAAIIASRGLTVIGVEVDQDTVETINAGKIHIVEPNLDILVRSVVSSGNLRAVTKAEPADVFIVAVPTPFIHSDDDSHQPDISYIESTTKTIAPVLEKGNLVILESTSPVGTIEKLAAWLARARPDLSFPQDEGNAADINIAYCPERVLPGHVLQELISNDRVIGGMSNVCSAKAVELYRTFVRGECIVTNPRTAEMAKLTENSFRDMNIAFANELSIICDKLKINVWELIKLSNRHPRVNILNPGPGVGGHCIAVDPWFIIDSCPKEAQLIKQARLINDHKPHYVVDQIIRAADEFKRPIIACLGLAFKADIDDLRGSPALQIVEFLANKRVGLLLTVEPNIRSLPPHLSHSDIELTSLETALAVANVVVILVDHQEFKAADKALFSKQVVIDTRGIL; translated from the coding sequence ATGGCACTCGATAAAGTATCAGTAATTGGGTTAGGTTACATAGGGCTTCCTACTGCAGCAATTATTGCTTCTCGTGGCTTGACTGTTATTGGGGTCGAAGTTGACCAAGATACTGTCGAAACTATTAACGCAGGAAAAATACATATCGTCGAACCTAACCTAGACATTCTCGTTCGCAGTGTGGTTTCTAGTGGTAATTTACGAGCAGTGACAAAAGCTGAACCAGCAGACGTATTTATAGTAGCCGTGCCAACTCCTTTTATCCATAGTGATGATGATAGCCATCAACCCGATATTAGTTATATTGAATCAACAACTAAAACAATCGCCCCCGTTCTTGAAAAAGGTAACTTGGTCATCCTAGAATCAACATCTCCCGTGGGAACGATTGAAAAGTTAGCGGCTTGGTTAGCGAGAGCTCGTCCCGATCTTTCTTTTCCTCAAGATGAGGGGAATGCAGCAGACATCAATATCGCATATTGCCCAGAACGAGTATTACCAGGACATGTTTTGCAAGAACTTATCTCCAATGATCGCGTAATAGGTGGTATGAGCAACGTTTGTAGTGCTAAAGCCGTTGAACTTTACCGCACTTTCGTTCGCGGTGAATGCATCGTGACAAACCCTAGAACAGCTGAAATGGCGAAGCTAACTGAAAACTCATTTCGTGATATGAATATTGCATTTGCTAATGAGCTCTCTATTATTTGTGACAAATTAAAAATAAATGTCTGGGAGCTAATCAAACTATCCAACCGCCACCCTCGTGTTAATATTTTAAATCCAGGCCCAGGCGTTGGCGGACACTGCATTGCCGTCGACCCTTGGTTTATTATTGACAGTTGCCCCAAAGAAGCACAATTAATAAAGCAAGCACGCTTGATAAACGATCACAAACCCCACTATGTTGTTGATCAAATAATACGTGCTGCAGATGAATTTAAACGTCCTATAATTGCCTGTTTAGGACTTGCATTTAAAGCTGACATTGATGATCTTCGAGGTAGTCCAGCCTTGCAGATAGTTGAATTCCTTGCCAATAAAAGAGTAGGTCTATTACTTACTGTCGAGCCAAACATAAGGTCATTACCCCCACATTTATCACATTCAGACATTGAGTTAACAAGCTTAGAAACCGCCTTAGCGGTTGCTAATGTAGTCGTTATACTTGTAGACCATCAAGAATTTAAAGCGGCAGATAAAGCCCTGTTTTCAAAACAAGTTGTTATTGATACTCGCGGGATCCTATAA
- a CDS encoding XrtA system polysaccharide chain length determinant, whose amino-acid sequence MEQNEILKYIPIIWQRICLKKFKSILLITLISFAILSIGIYKPSVFNSEVTIFADTQNIIKPLLGKQTSVTNVKQSRTAQIRDVMYSPRQLNKVINNIYGKDTFTTAADREQELASIREKLEVKGLSGNYIKIVYQDDSPEKTYRLLNEIVRLFIEDSANTKRDESRSAYNFIKQQVTSYKNQLVLAENKLKRFKSSHLDGTETGVESRISVLRSDIEDMKIEKLENLNRIHLLKKQLSSQKKFSSNDYEVSIYQNQLRALQLRLENLLLEYKDDYPEVSDVRYQISNLNKVIQDLNSGKKEKSDISSTLNPLYQELKINLAEATILNSTIENRLKAFYKLIEDAYERRKRIANNQAELSELTRDYNVVRTLYEDMLANKEKARISMVLDIEGQGVNYKIQEPATYPMIPSGLRFIHFVIAGPILGLLSVICLFAVKVVLDNKIRFASQLSSLTNTQLLISIDHTFSRSERKKQKINNILCTFYFLCALTIYIATALTQKYDVSIPTLITPLYFQLMELIK is encoded by the coding sequence ATGGAACAAAATGAAATATTAAAATATATACCCATTATATGGCAGAGAATCTGTTTAAAAAAATTCAAATCGATACTGCTTATAACGTTAATCAGCTTTGCCATTTTAAGTATAGGAATCTATAAACCTTCTGTATTTAATAGTGAAGTAACTATTTTTGCTGATACTCAAAATATAATCAAACCCTTACTAGGAAAGCAAACTTCAGTAACAAATGTAAAACAAAGTAGAACAGCACAAATTCGAGATGTTATGTACTCCCCTAGACAGTTAAATAAAGTTATTAATAATATTTATGGCAAAGATACTTTCACAACAGCGGCAGACCGTGAGCAAGAGCTTGCCAGTATACGAGAAAAACTAGAGGTCAAAGGGTTATCAGGTAATTACATTAAAATAGTGTATCAAGATGATAGCCCTGAGAAAACCTATAGATTACTTAATGAAATAGTTAGACTCTTCATTGAAGATAGTGCGAATACTAAAAGAGATGAAAGTCGAAGCGCATATAACTTTATAAAACAACAAGTGACGAGTTATAAGAATCAATTAGTGTTAGCTGAGAATAAATTAAAGAGATTTAAATCATCACATTTAGATGGCACAGAAACAGGCGTCGAATCTAGAATTTCAGTGTTACGTAGTGATATTGAAGATATGAAAATAGAAAAATTAGAAAACTTAAATCGTATTCATTTACTTAAAAAACAATTAAGTTCTCAAAAAAAATTCTCATCGAATGATTATGAAGTATCCATTTACCAAAATCAACTTAGGGCATTACAACTTCGCCTTGAAAACCTACTACTCGAGTATAAAGACGATTACCCTGAAGTATCTGACGTTAGATACCAAATTAGTAATCTAAATAAAGTTATTCAAGATTTGAACTCTGGAAAAAAAGAGAAAAGTGATATATCAAGTACTCTCAACCCATTATATCAAGAGCTAAAAATAAATTTAGCAGAAGCCACTATTTTAAACAGCACAATAGAAAACAGACTTAAAGCCTTTTATAAGTTAATTGAAGATGCCTATGAACGACGTAAGCGAATTGCAAATAACCAAGCAGAGTTGTCTGAATTGACTCGGGATTACAATGTAGTTCGAACTCTATATGAAGACATGCTTGCAAATAAAGAAAAAGCGCGCATTTCCATGGTGCTAGATATTGAAGGACAAGGTGTTAACTACAAAATACAAGAGCCAGCAACTTACCCCATGATCCCATCTGGACTTCGCTTTATACACTTCGTTATTGCAGGCCCCATCCTTGGATTATTATCGGTCATCTGTCTATTTGCAGTAAAAGTCGTACTCGATAATAAGATTCGCTTTGCATCTCAACTGTCATCACTCACTAATACACAACTTCTAATCAGTATTGATCACACTTTTAGTCGCTCTGAAAGAAAAAAACAAAAAATAAACAATATTTTGTGCACGTTTTACTTCTTATGCGCATTAACGATCTATATAGCAACTGCACTTACGCAAAAATATGACGTATCTATACCAACATTAATTACACCATTGTATTTTCAATTAATGGAATTAATAAAATGA
- a CDS encoding XrtA/PEP-CTERM system exopolysaccharide export protein, whose amino-acid sequence MPNILSIVLTIFILTSCSTSGSLETSEPEQNVSIPEYKIGAGDQLYINVWKNQDLSLNMLVRPDGKISVPLVGDISAVGLPAETLAAQLNERLKKFIRDPEVTVIVTSPISAEFLTRVRITGAVNAPQSTPHRQGMTVLDLLLQAGSLTPFADGDGAILYRKTDDGVKRYSVELDHIIKQGDISTNYELRPSDILIVPESLF is encoded by the coding sequence ATGCCAAACATTTTATCCATTGTATTAACAATATTTATATTAACAAGTTGCTCTACATCAGGTTCACTCGAAACGAGCGAACCTGAACAGAATGTCAGTATTCCTGAATACAAAATAGGTGCAGGGGATCAATTATATATTAACGTTTGGAAAAATCAGGACTTATCACTAAATATGCTCGTTCGTCCTGATGGAAAAATATCCGTCCCACTTGTTGGTGATATTAGCGCCGTAGGTCTTCCTGCAGAGACATTAGCTGCGCAACTTAACGAACGCTTAAAGAAGTTTATTCGAGACCCAGAGGTGACGGTAATAGTTACATCACCGATCAGTGCCGAATTTTTAACTCGAGTTCGTATCACTGGCGCAGTTAACGCCCCTCAATCGACGCCTCACAGACAAGGGATGACCGTACTCGATTTACTATTACAAGCAGGAAGTCTAACCCCTTTTGCCGACGGTGACGGTGCTATTTTATACCGAAAAACAGACGATGGTGTTAAACGTTACTCTGTAGAACTTGATCACATTATTAAACAAGGGGATATATCTACGAATTATGAATTACGTCCATCAGATATTCTGATTGTCCCTGAAAGTTTATTTTAA
- a CDS encoding alginate lyase family protein codes for MQALSWYIKRIKTMSIKEITWRVTSLSSALFEHLRVSMNLVSQAKFHDNYQENAPFQPPFNVFIGDISAFSPEWQVSLLNKADKIIQHKLSYFDLQEHHLETPINWHKDHATGQQTSRSAIMSVNYRDMSKNGDCKLVWEPNRHHQFVVLARAYKITGEIKYAHSVVTQLTSWLDANPYGYGMNWKSPLELGIRMINWVWAIDLILDSGLFVGDFKARVLNSVYLHCRDVSSKFSQGSSANNHLVGEAAGVYIASSYFSMLKNANHWRHKSKNVLETEIQAQTFADGCSKEHGFSYQFFVFQLYLFSAQVGRWQKDDFSASYQDTLKKLAAFIALIAQGGEDYPMLGDQDDGYALDLGNHVHDVNALCDLAAHLYDNQIFHINYRKPCESSFWLFNQRIERKHNVLQEVPHLISRQFQESGYFLLQAGSLTNNDQVSILFDCAELGYTSIAAHGHADALSLVMRINGNDLFIDSGTYDYYSFPRWRNQFRKTQAHNTIEVDGVDQSVMTGPFMWEQHAQAQCTLWNPTKSGGQVAGFHNGYQRLSSPLIHERHLDLNTQRNSLAITDKIQSQGNHDIALYFHLSEACSNIKIEGHICTLYLNSSKICICLPENLTHEIASGKWHEDTDHTSLGWISRSYHHRTAINTLISKGNISGNKLFTTVITWI; via the coding sequence ATGCAAGCACTATCTTGGTATATAAAACGAATTAAAACGATGTCGATAAAGGAAATTACTTGGCGTGTAACGTCATTATCCTCAGCACTTTTTGAACACCTACGAGTAAGTATGAACCTCGTATCGCAAGCGAAGTTTCATGACAACTATCAAGAAAATGCACCATTTCAACCTCCATTTAACGTATTTATAGGTGATATATCAGCCTTTAGTCCTGAGTGGCAGGTATCGCTACTTAACAAAGCGGATAAAATCATACAACATAAGCTCAGTTATTTTGATTTACAAGAACATCATCTAGAAACCCCTATCAACTGGCATAAAGATCATGCAACAGGTCAACAAACAAGTCGTTCAGCTATCATGTCTGTTAACTATCGTGATATGAGTAAAAATGGCGATTGCAAATTAGTTTGGGAGCCTAACCGACACCATCAATTTGTAGTATTAGCGCGCGCATATAAAATAACGGGTGAAATAAAATATGCACACAGTGTCGTTACTCAACTAACAAGCTGGTTAGATGCTAACCCTTACGGCTACGGCATGAATTGGAAAAGCCCCCTTGAATTAGGTATAAGAATGATTAATTGGGTGTGGGCAATTGATCTTATTCTCGACTCCGGACTGTTTGTTGGTGACTTTAAAGCACGAGTATTAAATAGTGTCTATCTTCATTGCCGTGATGTTAGTAGTAAATTTTCACAAGGCTCTTCTGCGAATAACCATTTGGTTGGTGAAGCAGCAGGTGTCTATATAGCCAGTAGTTATTTTTCAATGTTAAAAAATGCTAATCATTGGCGTCATAAAAGTAAAAATGTTTTAGAAACTGAAATACAAGCACAAACCTTTGCTGATGGATGCTCAAAAGAGCACGGCTTCAGCTATCAATTTTTTGTATTTCAGCTCTACTTGTTCTCAGCACAGGTTGGACGTTGGCAAAAAGATGATTTTTCTGCCTCCTACCAAGATACGTTAAAAAAATTGGCGGCATTTATTGCGTTAATTGCACAAGGAGGTGAAGACTATCCCATGCTAGGTGATCAAGACGATGGTTATGCGCTTGATCTTGGAAACCATGTCCATGATGTAAATGCACTTTGTGATTTGGCAGCCCACCTTTATGACAATCAAATATTTCATATCAATTACCGAAAACCCTGTGAGTCTTCATTTTGGTTATTCAATCAACGCATAGAGCGTAAGCACAACGTTTTACAGGAGGTTCCTCATTTAATTTCTAGACAATTTCAAGAGTCAGGCTACTTTTTATTACAAGCAGGTAGTCTCACTAATAATGATCAAGTTAGTATTTTATTTGATTGCGCAGAGCTAGGTTATACATCTATCGCTGCTCATGGTCATGCCGATGCATTAAGCTTAGTGATGCGTATAAACGGCAACGATCTATTCATTGATAGTGGTACATACGATTATTATAGTTTTCCACGTTGGCGTAATCAGTTTAGGAAAACGCAAGCACATAATACGATCGAAGTTGATGGCGTAGATCAGTCGGTCATGACTGGTCCATTTATGTGGGAGCAACATGCACAAGCGCAGTGCACTCTCTGGAATCCCACTAAGTCAGGAGGACAGGTAGCTGGTTTTCATAATGGTTACCAACGACTCTCATCGCCACTTATTCATGAACGTCACTTAGATTTGAACACTCAAAGAAATAGTTTAGCAATAACTGATAAAATACAGTCTCAAGGCAATCATGATATTGCGTTATATTTTCATCTATCAGAAGCTTGCAGTAATATTAAAATAGAAGGTCACATTTGTACCCTTTACTTAAACAGCAGTAAAATATGTATCTGCCTGCCCGAAAATTTAACTCATGAAATAGCTAGCGGTAAATGGCATGAAGATACCGACCATACATCTTTAGGCTGGATAAGTCGTAGCTATCATCACCGCACTGCGATTAACACTTTAATTTCAAAAGGTAATATCAGTGGAAACAAACTATTCACCACAGTCATCACTTGGATTTAA
- a CDS encoding fibronectin type III domain-containing protein, whose product MNDLKQWSVSIKHPRLLVFYCLCLSFLTACNQDSASNNGTSPSVDLGPDLTVEIGESVHLSPTIKNLDSNTISYLWIQTSGNTISLPDNKSSYIAFTPLVNDFLEFEVTVTDNQDQEYKDAVSVTVLPENGKYTAQLNWTAPTENENGSTLTNLAGYKIYYGQSITNLDVSIIVNTPSETSYDIKNLDSNNSYFFCISAYSTAGSESKCSDTVDIL is encoded by the coding sequence ATGAATGATTTAAAACAATGGAGCGTTTCCATTAAGCACCCTCGTCTACTCGTCTTTTATTGCTTATGTTTATCATTTTTAACAGCTTGTAATCAAGATTCAGCATCAAACAATGGCACGAGCCCAAGTGTTGATTTAGGCCCTGACTTAACTGTCGAGATCGGTGAGTCCGTTCACCTCAGCCCTACAATCAAAAATTTGGACTCGAATACGATCTCTTACCTATGGATACAAACATCCGGAAATACAATATCGTTACCAGACAATAAAAGTTCATATATCGCATTTACGCCACTTGTAAATGACTTTTTAGAATTCGAAGTAACAGTCACTGACAATCAAGATCAGGAATATAAAGATGCAGTGTCTGTAACTGTATTACCAGAAAATGGGAAATATACAGCCCAACTCAACTGGACAGCACCGACTGAAAACGAAAATGGCTCAACACTGACGAACTTGGCAGGGTATAAAATATATTATGGTCAATCTATAACTAACCTCGACGTATCGATAATAGTCAACACCCCCTCAGAAACCTCATACGACATCAAAAATTTAGACTCAAACAACAGTTACTTTTTTTGTATATCAGCTTATAGTACCGCGGGTTCTGAAAGTAAATGCAGCGACACTGTGGATATTTTGTAG
- the wecB gene encoding non-hydrolyzing UDP-N-acetylglucosamine 2-epimerase: MPIKILTIFGTRPEAIKMAPLVNALNDQQGIDAKVCVTAQHREMLDQVLDLFSIIPDYDLNIMKPGQVLSEVTTNILLGLEPILKEFQPQLVLVHGDTSTTVSASLAAFYQQIPIGHVEAGLRTRNLSSPWPEEGNRKLTGAITKLHFPPTVSSKMNLLNEGVHPNDIEVTGNTVIDALIEITNKLKNDYQLSNTLADRFSQLSNDKKLILVTGHRRESFGCGFERICEALSEIASKHPEIQIVYPVHLNPNVLEPVNRILSGLDNVFLIEPQDYLPFIYLMNKAYLILTDSGGIQEEGPSLGKPVLVMRDVTERPEAVSEGTVLLVGTDKNKIVNAIERLLQDEVHYNQMSRSHNPYGDGQACQKIIAKIKHYFETP; the protein is encoded by the coding sequence ATGCCTATAAAAATATTAACCATCTTTGGTACTCGGCCAGAAGCAATTAAAATGGCCCCTCTTGTTAATGCGCTGAATGATCAACAAGGTATTGATGCTAAAGTCTGCGTCACAGCACAACACAGAGAAATGCTAGATCAAGTTCTTGATTTATTTTCTATTATACCTGACTACGATCTAAATATAATGAAACCTGGGCAAGTATTGTCCGAAGTTACGACGAATATACTATTAGGTTTAGAGCCCATTCTTAAAGAGTTTCAACCCCAATTAGTTTTAGTTCATGGGGATACATCCACCACTGTCTCTGCAAGCTTGGCAGCCTTTTATCAACAGATTCCAATTGGACATGTTGAAGCAGGTTTACGTACTCGAAACCTAAGTTCCCCTTGGCCAGAGGAAGGAAATAGAAAGCTAACAGGCGCAATTACAAAGCTTCATTTTCCACCGACTGTAAGCTCAAAAATGAATTTACTTAATGAGGGTGTACATCCTAATGACATTGAAGTAACCGGCAACACAGTAATCGACGCATTGATAGAAATAACGAATAAACTCAAGAATGACTATCAATTATCCAACACTCTCGCAGACAGATTCTCACAATTAAGTAACGATAAAAAACTTATTTTAGTTACAGGGCATCGCAGAGAAAGCTTTGGCTGTGGATTTGAACGAATTTGTGAAGCGTTATCTGAAATTGCAAGTAAGCACCCTGAAATTCAAATCGTTTATCCTGTGCATCTAAATCCAAACGTCCTAGAACCCGTAAATCGAATATTATCAGGCCTCGACAATGTTTTTTTAATCGAGCCACAAGACTACCTTCCTTTCATATACTTAATGAACAAAGCATACTTAATTTTAACTGATTCTGGCGGTATCCAAGAAGAAGGACCAAGCTTAGGTAAGCCAGTTTTAGTCATGCGTGATGTGACGGAACGTCCTGAAGCAGTCAGTGAAGGAACCGTTTTACTTGTTGGTACTGATAAAAACAAGATTGTGAATGCAATAGAGCGCTTATTACAAGATGAGGTTCACTATAATCAAATGAGTCGTTCACATAACCCCTATGGAGATGGGCAAGCGTGTCAGAAAATAATAGCTAAAATAAAGCACTATTTCGAAACCCCATAA